A stretch of DNA from Dioscorea cayenensis subsp. rotundata cultivar TDr96_F1 chromosome 4, TDr96_F1_v2_PseudoChromosome.rev07_lg8_w22 25.fasta, whole genome shotgun sequence:
ATGGTCATTGCTGATTTATATATCACCTGACACCCAATTTGATGCGAAGTTAAGCAGTGAAATATTACAATAGTAGTTATATCTGTTTTCCAAAACGAAAAGGGGATTTAATtgtcatgaaaaaaatttcaatgagAAAGAACAACTTGAAGGGAGGATTTCATTATGAACAATCATGTTTAAGGATACAGCACATGAAtagcaacaaaaacaaaaaattctagTCATTTGAGTTCTGTTTGAGTAACCATTTGTTTACCTTGTCAGGTTTTCCCATCCATTTTACTTCACCGCCAAGCTTTTCATACTTGTCTGCTAATGTTCCTAGTGGGGAGAAAAACATATACATATTAGAAgattttcaacaaaataaatcagCGACTACTATTTCTTCCCAACAAAAGAGGTGCATTCCACACACTGAGATTCAGAGATGATATCTGCAGTCTCACCAACCTTACCTGGCATGACGCGCAAAGCTCTAGCTTCCACAGTAACATAATCAGGATTTGCTACTATCATGGGCAATTTCCTTATGGCACAATGCTCTAATATGTGCTCAAGTTCATCAAGGTCCATAGGAAGGGGATCACCAGATGGAAGGCCAAGTGCTTCGGTGCCATGAGCTAGTAAAAAATCTGCATCTTCAACATTTCTCACTACTTGCAAATTTAAACCCTGCATAACGATAGGCAAATCAGTATGGTCATGAATGCATCATCCTCTGGCTATGTAAGTTTGGTCCAATATACTGCTAACAAAAGTGTAGATATGTAAGGCCGAGAACACTATTGGCTTTACTTTTTCTTGACTATAAAATTTTCAGGTGAAACACAATGGCTGAAAGGAAAAGACTCAGCAGAATAAAATTATTCAAGATCTAAAGCTAAGTACTGAAAAACTTGTTCTAGTGTGCTACTGAGCTTATTATTAATGCTAAGTGAAAATGTCTCAAACAAAAGCTTTATCCAAAAGCATTTAGAAAAAAGAATGTTTAAAGAACTGACATGTACCATCAAGAGAATACTCAATGCACTTGAGTATTTCTTCTTGATGGCAAGTTTCAAGATGGATTCATTTACACAGTAATTTAAGAAATAGTTCAGAAAAACTGATAATCTGAGCATACATCAAGAGATATTGCACCTCGACCACTCCATGTCATGTGAACACAAGATCTTCCTAGGGCAGCAAACCAGGGATCATTCCCTCCTGTTACAGATAATAGAAGCAGTAAAAGAACAATTATAAAGCAGTTGATAGGATTTTTAAGAGCAGCTGATAGTTGACAAATAACAGACAAACCAATAAACTAATGCCACTTTTCGACTAACTAACTCAAGAGAACTACTTTATCAAGAAAGATAGTCATTGGCTATGATCTTAAATAGTGAAATTAAAATGTCTAAATATATGAATAAGTCCCATAGAGAGAATGAGAGTTAACTATATTACTAGCATCAATCCAGAAGAACATCTGTATAATCACTCAACTCTTACTCTCCTTTCGTTGAAAAAGGCGCTTAAACATGATTGGAATTTCTAGTTTAGTTCATCAGCATGATGATCTGAAGCTTCAACTTATTGCATGAACTTTCAAGGTTAACAATTCAAAAGGcttaatcaatcaaaacaactaGACCAAAAGTAGAACAGAACTGCTCTAGCAAAAATTTACTTAAAAGCAAAGAAGGCTAAATTAGAAGAATTTAAATTTGACCAGAAACAAGGAAGCGTCCAACCTTTCTAggaattgatgtgttaattctCCACTTGTGATGGTTCCATGGAAAAGATGAGGatcaaaacccaagtttttcaACTTGTCCATGGTAACAGATGCTCTTCGTGAAGAGTTACTGATGACAACCATTTTAGCTCCATGGCTAGCTAGCTTTTCTACTATTAGAGCAAAATGGTTTACAATGAGCCATTTTACAGTATGGTCAACGAAAAGGTGATATCATACCATATTAACACCAAAACTTACATGTTGAAATAGCACCCGGATATGGTTTTTTTCCATCATGAAGGACTCCAAACTGATCTAAAAACCATGCCTGTGTATGTAGTTATAGTCATGTATAAAGAGAACCGTGAAATGAAGTACTTCAATATTGTTGTACGACAATTACAAACTCAAATTTCGAGAAGTAGATCACAGAAGTCTAAAAGAAtttacatataaattaaaacttcAGTATTAACAGCTATGCAATAAATGCCCCATGTACATATTCTACTGGAATTTAAGATTTCCCAAAGAGTGAGATatcacaaaaacaaattcatttctCTTGAGGGTAAAAGACGAGATACTTAATACAAGGACTGTGAGAAAAGTTTAACATCGTACACTTCGCCACAATTATTTTCAGTGACAAGCTTAAAAATTTCACATACACACCATCCCTGATATTTGATGCATTTGACACTGCCAACCATA
This window harbors:
- the LOC120258774 gene encoding uncharacterized protein LOC120258774 produces the protein MAARCSISPTSGAAGGELQRVFRCLDGIRTLAESGRYKAWFLDQFGVLHDGKKPYPGAISTLEKLASHGAKMVVISNSSRRASVTMDKLKNLGFDPHLFHGTITSGELTHQFLERLDASLFLFCSTFGGNDPWFAALGRSCVHMTWSGRGAISLDGLNLQVVRNVEDADFLLAHGTEALGLPSGDPLPMDLDELEHILEHCAIRKLPMIVANPDYVTVEARALRVMPGTLADKYEKLGGEVKWMGKPDKVIYKSAMTMAAVDASDCITVGDSLHHDIRGANAAGIDSVFITGGVHATELGLGSFGEVADVDAVHALGRKLDALPSYVLPAFLW